From the genome of Rhizobium binae, one region includes:
- the cysK gene encoding cysteine synthase A produces MSHKPGRGRIYSSITETIGNTPLVRFDKLAREKGVVANLIGKLEFFNPIASVKDRIGVAMIESLEAQGKITPGKSVLIEPTSGNTGIALAFAAAAKGYRLILTMPETMSVERRKMLALLGAELVLTEGPKGMKGAIAKAEELAESLPDAVIPQQFENPANPEIHRKTTAEEIWNDTDGTVDILVSGIGTGGTITGVGQVLKSHKPEIQIIAVEPADSPILSGGNPGPHKIQGIGAGFAPKILDTGIYDEVVTVTNDEAFEQARLVARLEGVPVGISSGAALTAAIKVGSRPENAGKNIVVIIPSFAERYLSTALFEGLGS; encoded by the coding sequence ATGTCGCACAAGCCCGGCCGCGGCCGCATCTATTCCTCGATCACCGAGACCATCGGCAACACGCCGCTCGTGCGCTTCGACAAGCTGGCGCGGGAAAAGGGCGTGGTGGCCAACCTGATCGGCAAGCTCGAATTTTTCAATCCGATCGCATCGGTCAAGGACCGCATCGGCGTGGCGATGATCGAAAGCCTCGAAGCACAGGGCAAGATCACCCCCGGCAAGTCCGTGCTGATCGAGCCGACCTCCGGCAACACCGGCATCGCGCTCGCCTTTGCCGCCGCCGCCAAGGGTTATCGGCTGATCCTCACCATGCCGGAAACCATGTCGGTCGAGCGCCGCAAGATGCTGGCGCTGCTCGGCGCCGAACTGGTGCTGACCGAGGGACCGAAGGGCATGAAGGGCGCGATCGCCAAGGCCGAGGAACTGGCGGAATCGCTTCCCGACGCCGTCATTCCGCAGCAGTTCGAGAACCCGGCCAATCCCGAAATCCACCGCAAGACGACCGCCGAGGAAATCTGGAACGACACCGACGGCACGGTCGACATCCTGGTCTCCGGCATCGGCACCGGCGGCACCATCACCGGCGTCGGCCAGGTGCTGAAAAGCCACAAGCCCGAAATCCAGATCATCGCCGTCGAGCCCGCCGATTCACCCATTCTCTCAGGCGGCAATCCCGGCCCGCACAAGATCCAGGGCATCGGCGCCGGCTTCGCCCCGAAAATCCTCGATACCGGCATCTACGACGAGGTCGTCACCGTGACCAACGACGAGGCCTTCGAGCAGGCGCGCCTCGTCGCCCGGCTCGAAGGCGTGCCGGTCGGCATCTCCTCGGGTGCAGCGCTGACCGCTGCGATCAAAGTCGGCAGCCGGCCGGAGAATGCCGGCAAGAACATCGTCGTGATCATCCCGTCTTTTGCCGAGCGTTATTTGTCCACGGCGCTTTTTGAAGGGCTGGGGAGCTAA
- the gshB gene encoding glutathione synthase, translating into MAKITNVAVQMDHVAGINIAGDSTFAMSLEAQARGYRLFHYTPERLSFRDGKLFASVEPMVLRDVKGDHFELGAPERVDLSTMDVVLLRQDPPFDMAYITSTHLLERIHPKTLVVNDPAWVRNSPEKIFVTEFSDLMPKTLITKDPAEIRRFRDEMGDIILKPLYGNGGAGVFHSTRDDRNLSSLLEMFGQMFREPFIAQQYLPDVRKGDKRIILVDGEFAGAINRVPAEHDSRSNMHVGGRAEATELTPREKEICERIGPALRERGFLLVGIDVIGDYMTEINVTSPTGIREVKKFGGADIAALLWDAIERKRG; encoded by the coding sequence ATGGCCAAGATCACCAATGTAGCGGTCCAGATGGATCATGTCGCCGGCATCAATATCGCAGGCGATTCCACCTTCGCCATGAGCCTGGAAGCCCAGGCGCGCGGCTACCGCCTGTTCCACTATACCCCTGAACGCCTGAGCTTCCGCGACGGCAAGCTCTTTGCCAGCGTCGAGCCGATGGTGCTGCGCGACGTCAAGGGCGATCATTTCGAGCTCGGCGCGCCCGAGCGCGTCGATCTCTCCACCATGGATGTTGTGCTGCTGCGCCAGGATCCGCCCTTCGACATGGCCTATATCACCTCGACCCATCTGCTCGAGCGCATCCATCCGAAGACGCTCGTCGTCAACGATCCGGCCTGGGTGCGCAATTCGCCGGAGAAGATCTTCGTCACCGAATTTTCCGATCTGATGCCGAAGACGCTGATCACCAAGGACCCGGCCGAAATCCGCCGCTTCCGCGACGAGATGGGCGACATCATCCTGAAGCCGCTCTACGGCAATGGCGGCGCCGGCGTCTTCCACTCCACCCGCGACGACCGCAATCTCTCCTCGCTGCTCGAAATGTTCGGCCAGATGTTCCGCGAGCCCTTCATCGCCCAGCAATATCTGCCCGACGTGCGCAAGGGCGACAAGCGCATCATCCTGGTCGACGGCGAATTCGCCGGCGCCATCAACCGCGTGCCGGCCGAACACGACAGCCGCTCCAACATGCATGTCGGCGGCCGCGCCGAGGCGACCGAGCTGACGCCGCGCGAAAAGGAAATCTGCGAACGCATCGGCCCGGCGCTGAGGGAACGCGGCTTCCTGCTCGTCGGCATCGACGTGATCGGCGACTACATGACCGAGATCAACGTCACCTCGCCGACCGGCATCCGCGAGGTCAAGAAGTTCGGCGGCGCCGATATCGCAGCCCTTCTCTGGGACGCGATCGAGCGCAAGCGCGGCTGA
- a CDS encoding cupin domain-containing protein, producing the protein MAWKLMLASAVAMAARSVPYAVAKPAGKSFIAHASDLLPLKSTPINSDWIISGNPQARTAEHSRGHDEASLTAIWDCTAGEFRWFFGWDETVMILEGEVHITAEDGTERTLCAGDVAFFAGGTWASWRVDSYVRKVAFLRKPFPKPLAIAYRLRNLLRNNGNQGIAA; encoded by the coding sequence ATGGCCTGGAAGCTGATGCTGGCAAGTGCGGTCGCCATGGCCGCGCGTTCGGTGCCTTATGCCGTGGCGAAGCCGGCGGGGAAATCCTTCATCGCCCATGCAAGCGACCTGCTGCCGCTGAAATCGACGCCGATCAATTCGGACTGGATCATCAGCGGCAATCCGCAAGCGCGCACCGCCGAACATTCGCGCGGCCATGACGAGGCTTCGCTGACGGCGATCTGGGACTGCACGGCAGGCGAATTCCGCTGGTTTTTCGGCTGGGACGAGACGGTGATGATCCTCGAAGGCGAGGTCCATATCACCGCCGAGGACGGCACCGAACGAACCTTGTGCGCCGGCGACGTCGCCTTCTTCGCCGGCGGAACCTGGGCAAGCTGGCGGGTCGACAGTTACGTCCGCAAGGTCGCCTTCCTGCGCAAGCCCTTCCCGAAGCCCTTGGCGATCGCCTATCGCCTGCGCAACCTGCTGCGCAACAACGGCAACCAGGGGATCGCCGCCTGA
- a CDS encoding YraN family protein, with translation MGDNDLTAIRRKALRRGLVSEYVAAVFLMLKGYRILALRHRTRLGEIDIVARKGDLAVFVEVKARHGEAAAVDAVSAAAQKRIRAASDLWLARQADRARLSQRYDIVAVTPGRLPRHFPDAF, from the coding sequence ATGGGCGATAACGACCTCACCGCCATCAGAAGAAAGGCGCTGCGCCGCGGCCTGGTGTCGGAATATGTCGCTGCCGTCTTTCTGATGTTGAAGGGCTATCGCATCCTGGCGCTGCGCCACCGCACCCGGCTCGGCGAGATCGATATCGTCGCCCGCAAGGGCGATCTCGCCGTCTTCGTCGAGGTCAAGGCCCGCCATGGCGAGGCTGCCGCGGTCGACGCCGTTTCCGCCGCCGCGCAGAAGCGGATACGGGCAGCAAGCGATCTCTGGCTCGCCCGCCAGGCCGATCGGGCCCGTCTTTCCCAGCGCTACGATATCGTCGCGGTCACCCCCGGCCGGCTGCCGCGTCACTTTCCGGATGCGTTTTAG
- the rsmI gene encoding 16S rRNA (cytidine(1402)-2'-O)-methyltransferase produces MNEETTAEAATRRSFRLHNMAVPARPLEPALYLVATPIGNLGDITLRALETLAGADVLACEDTRVTRVLLDRYGIQNRPFAYHEHNADEAGPRLIQALEAGRSVALVSDAGTPLVSDPGYRLAQQAIAAGYRVVPIPGASAPLAALVGSGLPNDAFLFAGFLPAKDKARRDRLGEFTAAPATLIFFESPHRIAATLLAAADVLGGTRPASVCRELTKTYEEFRRGTLAELAAHYQEVDNVKGEIVLVVGPPQPVATPEADVEAVLADLSKTMPTAKAATEAARLTGLPRKALYQRLLEMKGADGR; encoded by the coding sequence ATGAACGAGGAAACGACGGCGGAGGCGGCCACGCGGCGAAGCTTTCGCCTGCACAATATGGCAGTGCCGGCGCGGCCACTCGAGCCGGCGCTCTATCTGGTCGCGACCCCGATCGGCAATCTCGGCGACATCACGCTGCGTGCCCTGGAAACGCTGGCCGGCGCCGACGTGCTCGCCTGCGAGGATACGCGCGTCACCCGCGTTCTGCTCGACCGCTACGGCATCCAGAACCGCCCCTTCGCCTATCACGAGCACAATGCCGACGAGGCCGGCCCGCGGCTCATCCAGGCGCTCGAGGCCGGCCGCTCGGTGGCGCTGGTGTCGGATGCCGGCACGCCGCTGGTTTCCGATCCCGGCTATCGGCTGGCACAGCAGGCGATTGCAGCGGGCTACCGTGTCGTCCCGATCCCCGGCGCCTCGGCGCCGCTTGCAGCACTTGTCGGCTCCGGCCTACCGAACGACGCCTTCCTCTTCGCCGGTTTTCTGCCGGCCAAAGACAAGGCGCGCCGCGACCGTCTCGGCGAATTCACCGCCGCTCCCGCGACGCTGATCTTCTTTGAATCGCCGCATCGCATCGCTGCCACGCTCCTCGCGGCCGCCGATGTGCTGGGCGGCACGCGGCCGGCCTCCGTCTGCCGCGAGCTGACCAAGACCTATGAGGAGTTCCGCCGCGGCACGCTGGCGGAGCTCGCCGCCCATTATCAGGAGGTGGACAACGTCAAGGGCGAGATCGTTCTCGTCGTCGGTCCGCCGCAGCCGGTGGCAACGCCGGAGGCCGACGTCGAGGCCGTGCTCGCCGATCTCTCGAAGACGATGCCGACCGCAAAGGCCGCAACCGAAGCGGCTCGTCTCACCGGGCTGCCGCGCAAGGCGCTCTATCAGCGCCTCTTGGAGATGAAGGGCGCCGATGGGCGATAA
- a CDS encoding YifB family Mg chelatase-like AAA ATPase, protein MVARVSTVAFQGIEGVPVEVQVMIAPGKIGMQIVGLPDKAVAESRERVQAALHASGLALPAKRVTVNLAPADLPKEGSHFDLPIALALMAALGAIPADALSDYVVVGELNLDGTIAAIAGALPAAIGANALGKGLICPAESGAEAAWAGAEVNILAPRSLIALANHFRGTQVLSRPEPSIRANAANLPDLAEIKGQESAKRALEVAAAGGHNLLMVGPPGSGKSMLAARLPSILPPLSAAELLEVSMVHSIAGELSGGKLSDRRPFRTPHHSATMAALVGGGLRARPGEASLAHHGVLFLDEFPEFTPQALDALRQPLEGGECVIARANHRVSYPAKFQLIAAMNPCRCGMAGEPGHTCARGPRCMSDYQARISGPLIDRIDIRIDVPAVSAADLIRPMAAEASADVARRVSRARELQQQRFEAAGAKGIGTNARCSTAMIEKFAEPDTAGLQLLRDAAEKMKFSARGYHRVLKVARTLADLDDKPTVGRLHLAEAISYRIAGERLTAAA, encoded by the coding sequence ATGGTCGCGCGTGTCAGTACGGTCGCATTCCAGGGCATAGAAGGCGTGCCGGTCGAGGTCCAGGTCATGATCGCGCCCGGCAAGATCGGCATGCAGATCGTCGGCCTGCCCGACAAGGCGGTGGCCGAAAGCCGCGAGCGGGTGCAGGCCGCTCTTCACGCCTCCGGCCTGGCGCTGCCGGCCAAGCGGGTGACGGTCAATCTGGCGCCGGCGGATTTGCCGAAGGAAGGCTCGCATTTCGATCTGCCGATCGCCCTCGCCTTGATGGCGGCGCTCGGCGCCATTCCCGCCGATGCGCTGTCGGATTATGTCGTCGTCGGCGAGCTCAATCTCGACGGCACGATCGCCGCCATCGCAGGCGCGCTACCGGCCGCGATCGGCGCCAATGCGCTCGGCAAGGGGCTGATCTGCCCGGCCGAAAGCGGCGCCGAAGCCGCCTGGGCCGGCGCCGAGGTCAATATCCTCGCTCCCCGCAGCCTGATCGCCCTTGCCAATCATTTCCGCGGCACCCAGGTTCTGTCGAGGCCCGAGCCGTCGATCCGCGCCAATGCCGCCAACCTGCCGGATCTTGCCGAGATCAAGGGACAGGAAAGCGCCAAGCGCGCCCTCGAAGTGGCGGCGGCCGGCGGCCACAATCTCTTGATGGTCGGCCCTCCCGGCTCCGGCAAGTCGATGCTTGCAGCAAGGCTGCCGTCGATCCTGCCGCCGCTTTCGGCGGCCGAATTGCTCGAAGTCTCGATGGTGCATTCGATCGCCGGTGAGCTCTCCGGCGGCAAGCTCTCCGACCGCCGGCCCTTCCGCACGCCGCATCATTCCGCCACTATGGCGGCCCTTGTCGGCGGCGGTCTGCGCGCCCGTCCCGGCGAAGCCTCGCTTGCCCATCACGGCGTGCTCTTCCTCGACGAATTTCCCGAGTTCACGCCGCAGGCGCTGGACGCTCTGCGCCAGCCGCTCGAAGGCGGCGAATGCGTCATTGCCCGGGCCAATCACCGCGTCTCCTACCCGGCGAAATTCCAGTTGATCGCGGCGATGAACCCCTGCCGCTGCGGCATGGCCGGCGAGCCGGGCCACACCTGCGCCCGCGGCCCGCGCTGCATGAGCGACTATCAGGCCCGCATCTCCGGCCCGCTGATCGACCGCATCGATATCCGCATCGACGTGCCCGCCGTCTCCGCCGCCGATCTCATCCGGCCGATGGCCGCTGAGGCGAGCGCCGACGTCGCCCGCCGCGTCTCCCGCGCCCGCGAACTCCAGCAGCAGCGTTTCGAGGCCGCCGGCGCCAAAGGCATCGGCACCAATGCCCGCTGCTCCACCGCCATGATCGAGAAGTTCGCCGAACCCGACACCGCGGGCCTGCAGCTCCTGCGCGACGCCGCCGAAAAAATGAAATTCTCCGCCCGCGGCTACCACCGCGTCCTCAAGGTCGCCCGCACGCTCGCCGATCTCGACGACAAACCGACGGTCGGCCGCCTGCATCTGGCTGAGGCGATCTCCTACCGGATAGCAGGGGAGAGGTTGACGGCGGCGGCCTAA